In one Umezawaea sp. Da 62-37 genomic region, the following are encoded:
- a CDS encoding NUDIX domain-containing protein, with protein MARTDHYHDPNAPKATNIVVAVTAFVQDAQGRLLMIRRTDNDLYSIPGGAQDVGETIGHTVIREVKEETGVDVEPVEIIGVYSDPAHVISYSDGEVRQQFSICFRAKSISGSLRTSSESSEVHWVSQKELDSLNIHPSIRLRIRHGFEGGNPPYFAV; from the coding sequence ATGGCGCGCACCGATCACTACCACGACCCCAACGCCCCCAAGGCGACCAACATCGTGGTGGCGGTGACCGCCTTCGTACAGGATGCACAGGGCCGCCTGCTCATGATCAGGCGCACCGACAATGACCTCTACTCGATCCCCGGCGGTGCACAGGACGTTGGCGAAACCATCGGGCACACCGTCATCCGCGAGGTCAAGGAGGAGACCGGAGTCGACGTAGAACCCGTCGAAATCATCGGCGTATACTCCGATCCAGCTCATGTAATATCTTATAGCGATGGCGAAGTGCGACAGCAATTCTCCATTTGCTTCAGAGCTAAATCTATCTCCGGCTCGCTACGTACAAGCAGCGAGTCAAGCGAGGTGCATTGGGTAAGTCAAAAGGAACTAGACTCGTTGAACATTCATCCGTCGATCCGACTTCGAATTAGGCACGGTTTCGAAGGGGGCAATCCACCCTATTTCGCAGTATAG
- a CDS encoding ESX secretion-associated protein EspG: MITPDFLLDPAEFDILWHELELGGRPPFPLDVPSVGATMEERARLRLEILEALGRRGLGNDARLQDMLRLLAEHEIAVDAVAYMERPVRAVVASDGNNAVLAVVDEERIGLVEVRPTSLAKSIVGVLNDGQAGPGSALSLRLETLTNAVALQEDPPESDDLWGDQDLDEKQALMRAGVSGPDAAVIGELAENRVAGGQFGVSRRGGSRYNVQRAEVTINWFDTPQGRYLMVRENGWLSLSPTDNERIASRIDSVLAAV, translated from the coding sequence GTGATCACCCCTGATTTCCTGCTCGACCCCGCCGAGTTCGACATCCTCTGGCACGAGCTCGAGCTCGGCGGGCGGCCCCCGTTCCCCCTGGACGTGCCGAGCGTCGGCGCGACCATGGAGGAACGGGCCCGGCTGCGGCTGGAGATCCTGGAGGCGCTGGGACGTCGCGGCCTCGGCAACGACGCCCGGCTCCAGGACATGCTGCGGCTGCTGGCCGAGCACGAGATCGCGGTCGACGCCGTGGCCTACATGGAACGCCCGGTCCGCGCGGTGGTCGCGTCCGACGGCAACAACGCCGTCCTCGCGGTCGTCGACGAGGAGCGGATCGGGCTCGTGGAGGTCCGGCCGACCTCGCTGGCGAAGTCCATCGTCGGCGTGCTGAACGACGGCCAGGCCGGTCCGGGCAGCGCGCTGTCGCTGCGGCTGGAGACGCTGACGAACGCGGTCGCGCTCCAGGAGGACCCCCCGGAGAGCGACGACCTGTGGGGCGACCAGGACCTGGACGAGAAGCAGGCCCTCATGCGGGCGGGCGTCTCGGGTCCCGACGCGGCCGTGATCGGCGAGCTGGCCGAGAACCGGGTGGCGGGCGGCCAGTTCGGCGTCTCCCGCCGTGGCGGTTCGCGGTACAACGTGCAGCGCGCCGAGGTGACGATCAACTGGTTCGACACCCCGCAGGGCCGCTACCTGATGGTCCGCGAGAACGGGTGGCTGAGCCTGTCCCCGACCGACAACGAACGGATCGCGAGCCGGATCGACTCGGTCCTCGCGGCGGTCTGA
- a CDS encoding YbaB/EbfC family nucleoid-associated protein — MDPLGPIDANRMKNVDPEQWLADMHVRMADLQQKSAELTENLAASSATVSSKDGAVTVTIAPTGALQHLELTPRAAGMSPGRLTASIMEAVHKGQRASSEKMVEAFAPLGEGTESMNLVLSFIPADEDDEGEDIDERDLRAVDDLDDGSQARRQEPQQAAQPPVQQPYVPQAPQQAAPPPPPPQPARAQPDFEEHENHPW; from the coding sequence GTGGACCCGCTGGGCCCGATCGACGCCAACCGGATGAAGAACGTGGATCCGGAGCAGTGGCTGGCCGACATGCACGTGCGCATGGCGGACCTGCAGCAGAAGTCGGCCGAGCTCACGGAGAACCTCGCGGCGTCCAGCGCGACGGTGAGCTCCAAGGACGGCGCGGTGACCGTGACCATCGCGCCGACCGGTGCCCTGCAGCACCTGGAGCTCACCCCTCGGGCCGCCGGGATGAGTCCCGGCAGGCTCACCGCGTCCATCATGGAAGCGGTCCACAAAGGACAGCGAGCGTCCTCGGAGAAGATGGTCGAGGCGTTCGCACCCCTCGGCGAGGGCACCGAGTCGATGAACCTGGTGCTGAGCTTCATCCCGGCGGACGAGGACGACGAGGGTGAGGACATTGACGAGCGCGACCTCCGTGCGGTCGACGACCTGGACGACGGCTCCCAAGCGCGTCGCCAGGAACCGCAGCAGGCTGCCCAGCCCCCTGTGCAGCAGCCCTACGTGCCGCAAGCGCCGCAGCAAGCCGCACCACCACCGCCGCCCCCTCAACCGGCTCGTGCCCAGCCCGACTTCGAAGAGCACGAGAACCACCCCTGGTGA
- a CDS encoding ISAs1 family transposase, whose protein sequence is MSSSPITVLSRQLAPLGEVAPQARTGLLEVLESVPDPRRKRGVRYRFAAILFVSVCAVVSGARSFAAIAEWAADAAEDTLSGMGIGAPNASTIRRALSALTGDGFDTAIGVWLSGRVKAAWMGAPGRRRRRAIAVDGKALRGSRHGEQRARMVMACLDHDSGVTVGQVEIAEKSNEIPMFAALLDTIVDVTGLVVTADALHAQRGHAEYLHGRGAHYVITVKGNQKALRDQLAGLPWKDVPIGYRETDTGHGRVVTRTYKVVTVAAGILFPHAAQAVRIVRTRKRKGSTRRASRETVYAVTSLTAAQAQPAELARYIRGHWHVENKLHWVRDVTMGEDASRARTGGGPRMMASLRNLAISLLRLTGHTNIAKAVRHMGRRPERAIKLISAS, encoded by the coding sequence GTGTCATCGTCTCCCATCACTGTCCTGTCACGCCAGTTGGCCCCGCTGGGCGAGGTGGCGCCGCAGGCGCGGACCGGGTTGCTCGAGGTGTTGGAGTCGGTGCCGGATCCACGCAGGAAACGGGGTGTGCGGTATCGGTTCGCGGCGATCCTGTTCGTGTCGGTGTGCGCGGTGGTCTCCGGTGCGCGGTCGTTCGCCGCGATCGCCGAATGGGCCGCGGACGCGGCCGAGGACACGCTGAGCGGAATGGGGATCGGCGCACCGAACGCGTCCACGATCCGGCGGGCGCTCTCGGCATTGACCGGTGACGGGTTCGACACCGCGATCGGCGTCTGGCTGTCCGGGCGTGTCAAGGCAGCGTGGATGGGGGCGCCGGGCAGGCGGCGGCGCCGCGCGATCGCGGTCGACGGTAAGGCGCTGCGGGGTTCCCGTCACGGCGAGCAGCGCGCGCGAATGGTGATGGCGTGCCTGGACCACGACAGCGGGGTCACGGTGGGCCAGGTCGAGATCGCGGAGAAAAGCAACGAGATCCCCATGTTCGCAGCACTTCTGGACACGATCGTCGATGTGACCGGTCTCGTCGTCACCGCCGACGCGTTGCACGCGCAACGCGGGCATGCCGAGTACCTGCACGGCCGTGGCGCGCACTACGTGATCACCGTGAAGGGCAACCAGAAGGCGTTGCGCGATCAGTTGGCGGGCCTGCCGTGGAAGGACGTGCCGATCGGGTACCGCGAGACCGACACCGGCCACGGCCGGGTAGTCACCCGCACCTACAAGGTCGTCACCGTCGCCGCCGGGATCCTGTTCCCGCACGCCGCCCAGGCCGTCCGGATAGTGCGGACCCGTAAACGCAAGGGCAGCACCAGGCGCGCGAGCCGCGAGACGGTGTACGCGGTGACATCCCTGACCGCCGCGCAGGCCCAGCCCGCCGAGTTGGCCCGCTACATCCGCGGGCACTGGCACGTGGAGAACAAGCTGCACTGGGTCCGCGACGTGACGATGGGCGAAGATGCCTCTCGGGCACGCACCGGCGGCGGGCCCAGGATGATGGCCAGCCTGCGCAATCTCGCCATCAGCCTGCTACGCCTGACCGGCCACACCAACATCGCCAAAGCCGTACGTCATATGGGAAGAAGGCCCGAACGAGCCATCAAGTTGATCTCAGCCAGCTGA
- a CDS encoding ABC-three component system protein has translation MSESLPEKPIFVEMTPPEIESIVVTLPPSTSGPRVSPRQQVYLYDDVMWEEFAREWVTATKGDEYIKVGRYGGAGDLGIDIAALLTSQGLFGPWDCFQCKHYGQSLMPSDAMPEIFKLLRFATAGKYLLPRTYYFVAPRNCGPTLQRLLDSPPELRSHFIEEMTKDKSTLRKNAEAADFERVLSYAQDKCDFSIFSSVSIDDMMESHSKTKYHIVRFGEVLPTRPAVDKPTDELGAHEARYVEQLMEVYEEKYPGSGFDPDSVLTHPKLGEHFRRQREDFFSAESLMNFARDSVPDETFKSLQDEVFSGVIDVAELHHASGMERLSRVLNAAVSVELTSNVLLSRARVHDRKGMCHQLANVDRLTWCQGDES, from the coding sequence ATGTCTGAATCGCTCCCGGAGAAGCCGATCTTCGTTGAGATGACGCCACCTGAAATTGAATCGATAGTCGTTACATTACCGCCGTCTACATCTGGCCCTAGAGTAAGTCCTAGGCAGCAGGTCTATTTATATGACGACGTTATGTGGGAAGAGTTTGCACGCGAGTGGGTAACTGCCACCAAGGGTGATGAGTATATCAAAGTTGGCAGGTATGGCGGTGCTGGCGATCTTGGAATTGATATAGCTGCGTTACTGACTTCTCAAGGCTTGTTCGGGCCATGGGACTGTTTTCAGTGTAAACACTACGGCCAATCGCTCATGCCGTCTGATGCGATGCCCGAGATCTTTAAGCTTCTGCGATTCGCAACTGCTGGGAAGTATCTGCTTCCGCGTACGTATTACTTCGTTGCGCCGCGCAACTGTGGTCCGACTCTTCAGCGTTTGCTCGACAGTCCTCCGGAGCTTCGCAGTCACTTCATCGAAGAAATGACCAAAGATAAGTCGACTCTTCGTAAGAATGCAGAAGCCGCAGATTTTGAACGCGTACTTTCGTACGCTCAAGATAAGTGTGACTTCAGTATATTTTCATCGGTTTCTATCGATGACATGATGGAATCCCATAGTAAGACAAAATATCACATCGTTAGATTTGGCGAAGTGCTTCCGACTCGCCCCGCGGTAGACAAGCCAACTGATGAGCTTGGTGCACATGAAGCGCGCTATGTTGAGCAGTTAATGGAAGTGTACGAGGAAAAGTATCCAGGAAGTGGATTCGATCCGGATAGTGTACTTACGCACCCTAAACTGGGGGAGCATTTCCGTCGTCAGCGGGAGGATTTTTTCAGTGCTGAGTCTCTGATGAACTTCGCGAGGGACAGTGTGCCTGATGAGACATTTAAGTCTCTTCAAGATGAGGTCTTCTCCGGCGTGATTGATGTTGCGGAGCTCCATCATGCAAGTGGAATGGAGCGACTGTCGCGAGTTCTAAATGCGGCTGTATCCGTGGAGCTCACCTCAAACGTTCTGCTATCGCGCGCTCGCGTGCATGATCGTAAAGGAATGTGTCACCAACTCGCCAATGTCGACCGGCTCACCTGGTGTCAGGGTGACGAATCATGA
- a CDS encoding PPE domain-containing protein → MAPEADPVLTDTQNWASVSHRALYESVHVNNDPGQSGELGSEWGQFGTELAESAQVITERITATESGWTGESADGARTAIKKLSDWIAGTAQTAGQVGDKVADQGRVMQDARASMPEPVEFDMAAATAQMVGGGLPGLIAATASIQAANTKANAAHDLAVMVMTNMEASSRAIDQTTPTFTAPYNPVTGRTEDPQQVVARSASPASGGGAVQGLMMTSQAQTNGTLQSRTLADGTMAGMTATAGAVAAPPSIAGGSFDGGGSAASGGGGSTSTYGGPNGGGAAAAAAYGGGGAGYTGASYAAPTGGAGVPTGGSYPTGGSYTGATGGGYTGGGGTYTGGSIAGGGFDDEESESAGYRAPGTTSAAAVAGSIPVANPYSPGQFNPGGTAGGGGYSLPDYTGGGGTGMPGGGYSGTGGSGSAPSRTGGPGSVGGPGSYPVGSYPVGSMPSGSMPGMPVGSIPAGGMPKIPGLPVEGGGTGIPGRGLGSFGGGGGAGGFGGGGGAGGFGGGGAGAAGGFGGGAGGVGGGGAGGFGGGSGGGVGGAAAGAGAGGSTGVVQSGRAGMPGGFGAAAPGAAGAAGAMGGGMPMGGGGGRSEEDKEHKSASYIMGGDLFEVPGEDLPPSVIGGVKPTKKKNGDQ, encoded by the coding sequence ATGGCTCCCGAAGCAGATCCCGTCCTCACCGACACCCAGAACTGGGCGTCGGTCTCGCACCGCGCCCTGTACGAGTCGGTGCACGTCAACAACGACCCCGGCCAGTCCGGCGAACTCGGCTCGGAGTGGGGCCAGTTCGGCACCGAGCTGGCCGAGTCCGCGCAGGTCATCACCGAGCGCATCACCGCGACCGAGAGCGGCTGGACCGGTGAGTCCGCCGACGGCGCCCGCACCGCCATCAAGAAGCTCTCCGACTGGATCGCCGGCACCGCGCAGACCGCGGGCCAGGTGGGCGACAAGGTCGCCGACCAGGGCCGCGTCATGCAGGACGCGCGCGCGTCGATGCCCGAACCGGTCGAGTTCGACATGGCGGCCGCGACCGCCCAGATGGTCGGCGGCGGGCTGCCGGGGCTGATCGCGGCCACCGCGAGCATCCAGGCGGCCAACACCAAGGCGAACGCGGCGCACGACCTCGCGGTCATGGTGATGACCAACATGGAGGCCAGCTCCCGCGCGATCGACCAGACCACACCGACGTTCACGGCCCCGTACAACCCGGTCACCGGCCGCACCGAGGACCCGCAGCAGGTCGTGGCGCGTTCCGCGTCGCCCGCGAGCGGCGGTGGCGCGGTCCAAGGCCTGATGATGACCAGCCAGGCCCAGACGAACGGCACCCTCCAGTCGCGCACGCTCGCCGACGGCACGATGGCGGGCATGACCGCGACCGCGGGCGCGGTCGCGGCCCCGCCCAGCATCGCGGGCGGCTCGTTCGACGGCGGCGGCTCGGCTGCCTCCGGCGGCGGCGGCTCCACCAGCACTTACGGCGGCCCCAACGGTGGCGGCGCGGCAGCGGCGGCGGCTTACGGCGGCGGCGGTGCCGGCTACACGGGCGCCAGCTACGCGGCCCCCACCGGTGGCGCGGGCGTTCCCACCGGCGGCAGCTACCCCACGGGCGGCAGCTACACCGGCGCGACCGGCGGCGGCTACACGGGCGGCGGCGGCACCTACACCGGCGGCAGCATCGCGGGCGGCGGTTTCGACGACGAGGAGAGCGAGAGCGCCGGTTACCGCGCGCCCGGCACGACCTCGGCGGCGGCCGTCGCGGGCTCGATCCCGGTCGCGAACCCGTACTCGCCCGGTCAGTTCAACCCCGGCGGCACCGCGGGCGGCGGCGGCTACTCCCTGCCCGATTACACCGGCGGTGGAGGAACGGGCATGCCCGGCGGTGGCTATTCGGGCACCGGCGGCAGCGGTTCTGCCCCTTCGCGCACCGGTGGCCCCGGTTCGGTGGGCGGCCCCGGCAGCTACCCGGTGGGCAGCTACCCGGTGGGCAGCATGCCCTCGGGCAGCATGCCCGGCATGCCGGTGGGCAGCATCCCCGCGGGCGGCATGCCCAAGATCCCCGGTCTCCCCGTCGAAGGCGGCGGAACGGGCATCCCCGGTCGCGGCCTCGGCAGCTTCGGCGGCGGTGGCGGCGCGGGCGGCTTCGGTGGCGGTGGCGGCGCGGGCGGCTTCGGTGGCGGTGGCGCGGGTGCCGCCGGTGGCTTCGGCGGTGGCGCGGGCGGTGTCGGCGGTGGCGGTGCCGGTGGCTTTGGCGGCGGTTCCGGTGGAGGCGTCGGTGGCGCGGCCGCGGGTGCCGGTGCCGGCGGTTCGACCGGTGTGGTCCAGTCGGGTCGGGCAGGCATGCCCGGCGGGTTCGGCGCGGCCGCTCCGGGCGCGGCCGGTGCCGCGGGCGCGATGGGCGGCGGCATGCCCATGGGTGGCGGCGGCGGTCGCTCCGAGGAGGACAAGGAGCACAAGTCCGCCTCGTACATCATGGGCGGCGACCTCTTCGAGGTTCCCGGCGAAGACCTGCCGCCGTCGGTGATCGGCGGCGTCAAGCCGACGAAGAAGAAGAACGGTGACCAGTAG
- a CDS encoding ABC-three component system middle component 2: MKALNSPVELGMRTLVLLNEIFPESLDIGHLIFCDHALLHSAELGGPASIHPKLPAAPGELGIKRRLVESGLRVMIRAGLVEMVVSGEGIEYKATDQAASFVDVLEAEYLLKLKERAQWVAMEFAPLSAAQLRDRMSSFFTRWSEEFFDVDMPTGFDEGML, translated from the coding sequence ATGAAAGCATTGAACAGCCCGGTTGAGTTGGGCATGAGGACCCTTGTTCTTCTGAATGAAATATTTCCCGAGTCGCTTGATATAGGGCATCTTATCTTCTGTGACCATGCACTCTTGCATAGTGCGGAACTCGGTGGACCAGCAAGTATTCATCCAAAACTTCCTGCTGCTCCGGGAGAGCTTGGGATCAAAAGAAGGCTTGTAGAGTCCGGGTTGCGAGTTATGATTCGTGCAGGCTTGGTCGAGATGGTTGTCAGTGGTGAAGGTATTGAGTATAAGGCGACTGATCAAGCTGCATCTTTCGTTGATGTGCTAGAGGCCGAGTATCTGCTAAAGCTGAAGGAGCGAGCGCAGTGGGTAGCTATGGAATTCGCCCCTCTGTCCGCGGCTCAACTTCGTGACCGTATGAGCAGCTTTTTCACGCGCTGGTCTGAGGAGTTCTTCGATGTCGATATGCCGACAGGGTTCGATGAGGGGATGCTATGA
- a CDS encoding HD domain-containing protein, which produces MSGRWLVRPHTWSENGCYELSKELLKKSLPRRWRHVQGVAKRAGSIGGLFKDSDAELLVCAALLHDIGYSPALAQTGFHALDGARFLTEAGAPLRLCALVAHHSCAYQEAELRGLSMELAGWEDEQTLLRDALWWADMTTTPDGQATTVNERIDEIEKRYGPEDLVTFFIRQAKNTLTGTVERIEEHLRMAEIDYTAK; this is translated from the coding sequence ATGAGTGGGCGGTGGCTCGTGCGTCCTCATACATGGTCTGAGAATGGCTGTTATGAGCTGTCTAAAGAGCTTCTAAAAAAATCTTTGCCTCGGCGCTGGAGGCATGTCCAAGGTGTAGCGAAGCGTGCTGGGTCTATTGGTGGTCTCTTTAAAGATTCGGATGCCGAGCTGCTCGTATGTGCTGCGCTTCTTCATGACATCGGATATTCTCCCGCGTTGGCTCAGACGGGATTTCATGCGCTGGACGGCGCGCGCTTTTTGACGGAGGCGGGTGCTCCTTTGCGTTTGTGTGCATTGGTAGCTCATCACTCTTGCGCATATCAGGAGGCCGAACTGCGCGGACTATCGATGGAGTTGGCGGGTTGGGAAGACGAGCAGACGTTGCTTAGAGATGCTTTGTGGTGGGCTGACATGACAACGACGCCAGATGGACAAGCTACAACTGTGAATGAACGGATAGATGAGATCGAGAAGCGGTATGGTCCAGAAGACCTGGTTACCTTCTTTATTCGGCAAGCCAAGAATACGCTAACCGGGACTGTCGAACGAATTGAAGAACACCTCCGCATGGCGGAGATCGACTATACTGCGAAATAG